One Paraburkholderia sp. HP33-1 genomic region harbors:
- a CDS encoding glycosyltransferase: MQIAMFSHRPHARALDQAIRSFTPDVIYIDGIRLVDQLPHIRRLMGARPVIVDFDDLMSRRATVLRHASLPLSAGYLAKSVPTSVMKLINTRMLRNALLRYEAFCLARQERAAVEAAHAITLVSRTDAAALSRALHASAHGKVHVIAPPVSTVRDLMRPVYPLRFVFIGSDRQMQNRLSIEYLCDVWQRVTPDVELVIYGHMVRQYHPVPNVRFAGFAPSQADVYTENSVALCPAFLAGGIKSKVMEAIAHGCVPVGNETAFEGLGFHEPALAMHADEFERFVANPWPHMDAALQAAERFAAWCETEHSVTAFTTRWRNLLSLPEALPEEPGTVSMPEHQPFQL, translated from the coding sequence TTGCAGATCGCGATGTTTTCGCATCGGCCCCATGCGCGTGCGCTTGATCAAGCGATCAGATCCTTTACACCGGATGTCATATATATCGATGGGATTCGCCTCGTCGATCAACTGCCGCACATTAGGCGGCTGATGGGAGCGCGGCCGGTCATCGTGGACTTCGATGATCTGATGTCACGCCGTGCAACGGTATTGCGCCACGCAAGTCTGCCGCTGTCCGCGGGCTATCTGGCGAAATCGGTTCCCACCTCAGTGATGAAGCTCATCAATACGCGGATGCTACGTAATGCCCTTTTGCGATACGAAGCGTTCTGTCTTGCGCGCCAGGAACGTGCAGCCGTCGAGGCTGCGCATGCCATCACGCTGGTGTCGAGGACCGATGCCGCCGCGCTCAGCCGCGCGCTCCACGCGAGCGCACATGGCAAGGTGCACGTGATTGCACCACCGGTATCAACCGTGCGCGATCTGATGCGGCCTGTGTATCCGCTGCGCTTCGTGTTTATCGGCTCAGACAGGCAAATGCAAAACCGGCTCTCGATTGAATATCTGTGCGACGTTTGGCAGCGCGTCACACCTGATGTCGAGCTCGTGATTTATGGTCATATGGTGCGTCAGTACCATCCCGTCCCAAATGTGAGGTTCGCTGGGTTTGCGCCATCGCAAGCGGATGTCTATACGGAAAATTCCGTCGCGCTTTGCCCGGCGTTCCTTGCGGGTGGCATTAAATCGAAGGTAATGGAAGCCATCGCGCATGGATGCGTGCCGGTTGGGAACGAAACCGCATTCGAAGGGCTTGGCTTTCACGAACCGGCACTCGCGATGCATGCGGATGAGTTCGAGCGTTTCGTCGCGAATCCGTGGCCGCACATGGACGCCGCGTTGCAAGCTGCCGAGCGCTTCGCCGCCTGGTGCGAGACCGAGCACAGCGTGACCGCGTTCACAACGCGTTGGCGCAATCTTCTGAGCTTGCCGGAAGCATTGCCGGAGGAGCCTGGCACCGTGAGCATGCCTGAGCACCAGCCGTTCCAACTCTGA
- a CDS encoding glycosyltransferase, producing the protein MKITFCANRFPPNVVGGAEITVHGLAVELKRRGYDVSVLTLSNTRKGERTTRDGLDVHVLPNLNVYNQFHHGKRGHFVKMLFGIVDVFNPLMFVLTWRRLKTLAPDVLCTHTLKGIGPALWVAARLRGLSVVHVNHDYWLLCPRSTMFADDQACVTPCGQCKAIARPKAWLSRMVDRAVSVSSFVDERHRAAGFFQRSEPIVIHNAPPLMRGMDVKPHVPGNPFKVGFIGRTDTTKGIEQFFASVAAANVPNLEVHIAGKDNEQRIPALIGRYPQLKVTHNGFMRREAFYELVDLVVVTSMWDEPFGLVGIESWEFFKPSVAFASGGLPEVYAQLPELTVPRGDIAALGALIARLAHDGAFYDAVARRCHAERGRFMPREQVDEFERVIKSVANKRGTRARSRPEVL; encoded by the coding sequence ATGAAGATCACCTTTTGCGCGAACCGGTTTCCGCCCAACGTTGTCGGCGGTGCAGAGATAACGGTTCATGGGCTCGCCGTCGAATTGAAGAGGCGCGGATACGACGTATCGGTGTTGACGCTATCGAACACGCGCAAGGGCGAGCGGACCACGCGCGACGGACTCGACGTGCATGTGCTTCCCAACCTCAATGTGTACAACCAGTTTCATCACGGCAAACGCGGCCACTTCGTCAAGATGCTGTTCGGGATCGTCGACGTTTTCAATCCGCTGATGTTCGTGCTCACCTGGCGGCGCCTGAAGACGCTGGCCCCCGACGTGCTCTGCACGCATACGCTCAAAGGGATTGGACCCGCGCTATGGGTCGCCGCACGCTTGCGCGGCTTGTCTGTCGTTCACGTGAATCATGATTACTGGCTGCTATGCCCGCGCTCGACGATGTTCGCCGACGATCAGGCGTGCGTTACGCCCTGCGGGCAGTGTAAAGCGATAGCTCGTCCGAAAGCATGGCTATCGCGCATGGTCGACCGTGCCGTCAGCGTGAGCAGCTTCGTAGATGAGCGGCATCGTGCGGCGGGATTCTTTCAGCGTAGCGAACCGATCGTGATTCATAACGCGCCACCTCTCATGCGTGGCATGGACGTGAAGCCTCACGTTCCAGGCAATCCGTTCAAGGTTGGTTTCATCGGAAGAACCGATACCACCAAAGGCATCGAACAGTTTTTTGCAAGTGTCGCCGCGGCAAATGTGCCGAATCTTGAAGTGCATATTGCGGGCAAAGATAACGAACAACGCATTCCCGCGCTGATTGGGCGTTATCCACAACTGAAGGTCACACATAACGGTTTCATGCGGCGCGAAGCGTTCTACGAGCTAGTTGATCTTGTCGTCGTCACATCGATGTGGGACGAACCGTTTGGCCTCGTCGGCATCGAGTCTTGGGAATTCTTCAAACCATCAGTGGCATTTGCGTCCGGCGGATTGCCGGAAGTCTATGCCCAATTGCCGGAATTGACCGTGCCGCGCGGCGACATTGCGGCGTTGGGCGCACTCATCGCCAGGCTTGCGCACGACGGCGCATTCTACGACGCGGTAGCACGACGCTGTCATGCCGAGCGCGGTCGCTTCATGCCGCGGGAGCAGGTGGACGAATTCGAACGAGTCATCAAATCCGTAGCAAACAAGCGCGGGACGCGAGCCCGGTCGCGGCCAGAAGTACTTTAA